One segment of Corynebacterium atrinae DNA contains the following:
- a CDS encoding DEAD/DEAH box helicase, protein MSGGNKGQLRAWQRAALTKFLLHKPKDFLAVATPGAGKTTFALRVATELTSTRVVDRVIVVVPTEHLKVQWAEAAARVGLSLDPYFTNSSAVNPAYDGVVVTYAQVSMHPYKHRGVCTAKRSLVILDEIHHGGDAKSWGDGIREAYGDAVHRLALTGTPFRSDDSPIPFVRYEEDGEGHLVSRADHTYGYADALADGVVRPVVFLAYSGEARWRTSAGEEYAARLGEPLSPEQTARAWKTALDPKGDWVPAVLGAAHTRLQQLRRNMPDAGGLVIATDTTTARAYASILRTMSSTPVAVILSDEPGSSKRIEEFNASTDEWMVAVRMVSEGVDVPRLAVGIYATSASTPLFFAQAIGRFVRSRMPGETASVFLPSVPVLLDLAAKLETSRDHVLGKPDRPNEGWDDEALVEANREQNEKDEEKSYESLGADAELDSLIYDGSTYGTATLSGSDEEADYLGLPGLLDAEQMKALLRKRQEEQLDAREAAAKANDEARLSPGNQAAASRVASEEIPQLRKELNALVSITATRTGRPHGAVHTEVRSACGGPPTALCSAEQLRDRIAYLRKW, encoded by the coding sequence GAGTCATCGTCGTTGTTCCCACTGAACACCTCAAGGTTCAGTGGGCGGAGGCGGCTGCCCGTGTCGGTTTGTCGCTCGACCCATACTTCACCAACTCCTCGGCGGTGAACCCGGCTTATGACGGCGTGGTGGTCACTTACGCCCAGGTCTCCATGCACCCCTACAAGCACCGGGGGGTGTGCACGGCCAAGCGCTCGTTGGTCATCCTCGATGAGATTCACCACGGCGGCGACGCCAAGAGCTGGGGTGATGGAATCCGCGAGGCCTATGGCGACGCCGTCCATCGCCTTGCCTTGACCGGAACTCCCTTCCGCTCCGACGATTCGCCGATCCCTTTCGTCCGCTACGAAGAAGACGGCGAGGGGCACCTCGTGTCGCGGGCGGACCACACCTACGGCTACGCCGACGCCTTGGCCGACGGTGTCGTGCGCCCGGTGGTCTTCCTGGCCTACTCGGGCGAAGCTCGCTGGCGCACGAGCGCAGGGGAAGAGTACGCAGCCCGCCTGGGTGAGCCACTTAGTCCCGAACAAACTGCCCGGGCATGGAAGACCGCGCTCGATCCCAAGGGTGACTGGGTGCCTGCAGTGCTCGGAGCCGCCCACACCCGACTCCAGCAGCTCCGACGAAACATGCCGGATGCTGGCGGCCTGGTTATCGCTACTGACACGACAACGGCGCGCGCCTACGCCTCCATCCTGCGCACCATGTCCAGCACGCCCGTCGCGGTGATCCTCTCGGATGAGCCGGGATCGTCCAAGCGCATCGAAGAATTCAACGCCTCCACTGACGAGTGGATGGTGGCGGTGCGCATGGTTTCCGAGGGGGTCGATGTGCCTCGCCTGGCCGTGGGTATCTACGCCACGTCCGCCTCCACACCCCTGTTTTTTGCCCAGGCCATCGGCCGGTTCGTGCGATCGCGCATGCCGGGGGAGACCGCCTCGGTGTTCCTGCCCAGTGTCCCAGTGCTGTTGGACCTCGCCGCCAAGTTGGAGACATCCCGCGACCACGTCCTGGGCAAGCCCGATCGCCCGAATGAGGGCTGGGATGACGAAGCCCTGGTAGAGGCCAACCGGGAGCAGAATGAAAAAGATGAGGAAAAGAGCTACGAGTCTCTTGGTGCAGATGCCGAGCTCGATTCCCTCATCTATGACGGCTCCACCTACGGCACGGCCACGTTGTCCGGCTCGGATGAGGAAGCAGACTACCTAGGTTTGCCTGGTCTCCTCGACGCTGAGCAGATGAAAGCCCTGCTGCGAAAAAGACAAGAAGAGCAACTCGACGCCCGCGAAGCCGCGGCCAAGGCTAATGATGAGGCACGACTTTCCCCTGGTAATCAGGCAGCTGCGTCCCGCGTGGCGAGCGAAGAGATTCCCCAGTTAAGGAAAGAACTCAACGCGCTGGTATCAATCACCGCCACCCGCACGGGCCGCCCCCATGGTGCCGTTCACACCGAAGTGAGGTCGGCCTGCGGTGGTCCGCCGACCGCGCTGTGCTCGGCTGAGCAGTTGAGAGACCGCATTGCCTACTTGCGTAAGTGGTAG